The Pyrus communis chromosome 9, drPyrComm1.1, whole genome shotgun sequence genome has a segment encoding these proteins:
- the LOC137746002 gene encoding delta(14)-sterol reductase-like isoform X1, with translation MDLGHLLHLLIPSWNSVAILALFFTYLAIAGPILPGKLVPGATLPDGSRLHYRCNGLLSLLVLVGLLGVGAKMDIVSLNAISDRGLELLSTTFLFSVLVTLVLYAAGCKSTNQGSSLKPHVTGNLLDDWWFGIQLNPQFMGIDLKFFFVRAGMMGWLFINLSVLARSVQDGTFSQSMILYQLFCALYILDYFVHEEYMTSTWDIIAERLGFMLVFGDLVWIPFTFSIQGWWLLSNKVELGTAAVIANCLTFLIGYLVFRGANKQKHVFKKNPKAPIWGNPARVIGGKLLASGYWGIARHCNYLGDLLLALSFSLPCGISSPVPYFYPIYLLILLIWRERRDEARCAEKYREIWAEYRRLVPWRILPYVY, from the exons ATGGATCTGGGTCATCTTCTCCACCTCCTAATTCCCTCATGGAACTCT GTTGCTATTCTGGCATTGTTCTTCACTTACTTGGCCATTGCTGGACCGATACTGCCCGGAAAACTTGTCCCCGGAGCCACTTTACCGGACGGCTCTCGGCTTCATTATCGATGCAATG GTCTACTATCACTTCTGGTGCTGGTTGGGCTTCTTGGGGTTGGCGCTAAGATGGATATCGTGTCGCTTAAT GCAATATCAGATAGAGGACTAGAGCTGTTATCAACAACTTTTCTGTTTAGTGTTCTG GTCACACTGGTACTTTACGCTGCAGGCTGCAAGTCGACCAACCAGGGTTCTTCCCTAAAGCCTCATGTCACAGGGAACCTTCTTGATGACTG GTGGTTTGGAATACAGCTTAATCCTCAGTTTATGGGCATTGACCTCAA ATTTTTCTTTGTTAGAGCTGGAATGATGGGCTGGCTATTTATCAACCTTTCAGTTCTCGCCAGAAGTGTTCAAGACGGTACCTTTAGTCAATCAATGATCCTCTATCAGTTGTTCTGTGCG TTATACATCTTGGACTACTTTGTTCATGAGGAGTACATGACCTCCAC ATGGGACATAATCGCAGAGAGACTGGGCTTCATGCTGGTATTTGGAGATCTAGTCTGGATTCCGTTTACTTTCAGCATCCAG GGATGGTGGCTTCTGAGTAACAAGGTGGAGTTAGGAACAGCGGCTGTCATAGCAAATTGCTTGACTTTTCTGATTGG GTACCTAGTATTCCGAGGAGCCAACAAGCAAAAGCATGTCTTTAAGAAGAATCCGAAAGCACCCATATGGGGTAACCCCGCGAGGGTCATTGGGGGAAAGTTGCTTGCTTCTGGTTATTG GGGAATTGCAAGGCACTGTAATTACCTTGGGGACTTGTTACTAGCACTGTCTTTCAGCTTACCTTGCGGGATAAG TTCCCCAGTTCCATACTTCTATCCAATTTATCTTCTTATTCTGCTCATatggagagaaagaagagatgaAGCTCGTTGTGCCGAGAAGTACAGAGAGATCTGGGCCGAATACCGCCGGCTTGTTCCGTGGAGAATATTACCTTACGTTTACTAA
- the LOC137746002 gene encoding delta(14)-sterol reductase-like isoform X2, whose amino-acid sequence MDLGHLLHLLIPSWNSVAILALFFTYLAIAGPILPGKLVPGATLPDGSRLHYRCNGLLSLLVLVGLLGVGAKMDIVSLNAISDRGLELLSTTFLFSVLVTLVLYAAGCKSTNQGSSLKPHVTGNLLDDWWFGIQLNPQFMGIDLKFFFVRAGMMGWLFINLSVLARSVQDGTFSQSMILYQLFCALYILDYFVHEEYMTSTWDIIAERLGFMLVFGDLVWIPFTFSIQGWWLLSNKVELGTAAVIANCLTFLIGYLVFRGANKQKHVFKKNPKAPIWGNPARVIGGKLLASGYWGIARHCNYLGDLLLALSFSLPCGISSILLSNLSSYSAHMERKKR is encoded by the exons ATGGATCTGGGTCATCTTCTCCACCTCCTAATTCCCTCATGGAACTCT GTTGCTATTCTGGCATTGTTCTTCACTTACTTGGCCATTGCTGGACCGATACTGCCCGGAAAACTTGTCCCCGGAGCCACTTTACCGGACGGCTCTCGGCTTCATTATCGATGCAATG GTCTACTATCACTTCTGGTGCTGGTTGGGCTTCTTGGGGTTGGCGCTAAGATGGATATCGTGTCGCTTAAT GCAATATCAGATAGAGGACTAGAGCTGTTATCAACAACTTTTCTGTTTAGTGTTCTG GTCACACTGGTACTTTACGCTGCAGGCTGCAAGTCGACCAACCAGGGTTCTTCCCTAAAGCCTCATGTCACAGGGAACCTTCTTGATGACTG GTGGTTTGGAATACAGCTTAATCCTCAGTTTATGGGCATTGACCTCAA ATTTTTCTTTGTTAGAGCTGGAATGATGGGCTGGCTATTTATCAACCTTTCAGTTCTCGCCAGAAGTGTTCAAGACGGTACCTTTAGTCAATCAATGATCCTCTATCAGTTGTTCTGTGCG TTATACATCTTGGACTACTTTGTTCATGAGGAGTACATGACCTCCAC ATGGGACATAATCGCAGAGAGACTGGGCTTCATGCTGGTATTTGGAGATCTAGTCTGGATTCCGTTTACTTTCAGCATCCAG GGATGGTGGCTTCTGAGTAACAAGGTGGAGTTAGGAACAGCGGCTGTCATAGCAAATTGCTTGACTTTTCTGATTGG GTACCTAGTATTCCGAGGAGCCAACAAGCAAAAGCATGTCTTTAAGAAGAATCCGAAAGCACCCATATGGGGTAACCCCGCGAGGGTCATTGGGGGAAAGTTGCTTGCTTCTGGTTATTG GGGAATTGCAAGGCACTGTAATTACCTTGGGGACTTGTTACTAGCACTGTCTTTCAGCTTACCTTGCGGGATAAG TTCCATACTTCTATCCAATTTATCTTCTTATTCTGCTCATatggagagaaagaagagatga